A genomic segment from Paenibacillus sp. FSL K6-1096 encodes:
- a CDS encoding diacylglycerol kinase: MKTARLIYNPTSGREEMKRRLADILDRLDVGGIEASCHATTGEGDATAAAAEAVQRGTYDLIIAAGGDGTLNEVINGMAEKPNLPPLGILPLGTTNDFARAMGIPKNWEDSCDLILRQESRLIDLGKANDRYFINIAGGGQLTELTYEVPSKLKTMMGQLAYYLKGIEKMASLAPQELYIRANGQEMIHDEFMLFLIANTNSVGGFEKLAPGARIDDGLFDVIAVKKCNLAEFIRLVRLTIRGEHLNDKKVIHFRTDAMEVTSPGHVLLNLDGEYGGTLPGNFSVLPQHLRIFAQNN, from the coding sequence ATGAAAACTGCGAGATTGATTTATAATCCCACTTCTGGACGGGAAGAAATGAAGAGACGACTCGCCGATATTCTGGACCGGCTGGATGTGGGCGGGATTGAAGCCTCCTGCCATGCAACAACGGGAGAGGGCGATGCCACGGCCGCTGCAGCTGAGGCTGTTCAGCGCGGCACTTATGATCTGATCATAGCTGCCGGGGGCGACGGTACGCTCAATGAAGTGATCAACGGGATGGCGGAGAAGCCGAATCTTCCCCCGCTGGGCATTCTGCCGCTGGGGACTACGAATGATTTTGCCCGGGCGATGGGCATTCCGAAGAATTGGGAGGATTCCTGCGATCTGATTCTGCGCCAGGAATCACGCCTGATTGATCTTGGCAAGGCCAATGACCGTTATTTCATTAATATAGCCGGCGGCGGACAGCTGACGGAGCTGACCTATGAGGTGCCCAGCAAGCTGAAGACGATGATGGGCCAGCTCGCCTATTATCTGAAGGGGATCGAGAAGATGGCCAGCCTCGCTCCGCAGGAGCTGTACATCCGCGCTAACGGGCAAGAGATGATCCACGATGAGTTCATGCTCTTCCTGATCGCCAATACGAATTCGGTAGGCGGCTTCGAGAAGCTGGCCCCGGGCGCGCGCATTGACGACGGCCTGTTCGATGTCATCGCGGTCAAGAAGTGCAACCTGGCCGAGTTCATCCGGCTGGTGCGGCTGACGATCCGCGGGGAGCACCTGAATGACAAGAAGGTAATCCACTTCCGCACCGATGCTATGGAGGTTACCTCCCCCGGCCACGTTCTGCTGAACCTGGACGGCGAGTACGGCGGCACCTTGCCCGGCAACTTCAGCGTGCTGCCGCAGCATCTGCGGATTTTTGCGCAGAATAATTAA
- the rlmD gene encoding 23S rRNA (uracil(1939)-C(5))-methyltransferase RlmD: MSKHRSRRSGSRREQAPAAVAGLPVNKNDEVLLDIIGMTHEGEGVGRVEGFTLFVQGALPGEKVRARVLKTKKQYGYAKLIELVQASSDRIAPPCPIYDQCGGCQLQHMDYGAQLAWKRQLVVDNLQRIGKLKVEGAPNGGAAGADAAGASGTDGDGIRVLPTLGMDEPWRYRNKAQVPIGVTEGGLVGGFYARGSHRIIDMETCLIQHEDNDKVVATVKSLGRELGITAYDEETGRGLLRHVVVKKAFRTGQMMLVLVTNGRDIPHLEAWLGSIREQLPAVASICQNINTQRTNVIFGNDTRVLWGSEVIYDYIGEVQFAISARSFYQVNPAQTEVLYGRTLKYAALTGKETVIDAYCGIGTISLFLAQHADQVYGVEIVPEAIEDARANAKLNGMNNVKFEAGASEDVIPAWKEQGITPDVIVVDPPRKGCDPRLLETILLMQPERVVYVSCNPSTLARDLRVLEDGGYRTVEVTPVDMFPHTVHVESVALIQREPFFHI; the protein is encoded by the coding sequence ATGAGTAAACACCGCAGCAGGCGCAGTGGAAGCCGCCGGGAACAAGCACCGGCCGCTGTCGCCGGACTGCCTGTGAATAAGAATGACGAGGTCCTGCTCGATATTATTGGCATGACCCATGAAGGTGAAGGGGTAGGCCGCGTTGAGGGCTTTACCCTTTTTGTGCAGGGCGCGCTCCCCGGAGAGAAGGTCCGGGCCCGGGTGCTGAAGACCAAGAAGCAATACGGCTATGCCAAGCTGATCGAGCTGGTACAGGCCAGCAGCGACCGCATCGCACCCCCTTGCCCGATCTATGATCAGTGCGGCGGCTGCCAGCTGCAGCATATGGACTATGGCGCGCAGCTCGCCTGGAAACGGCAGCTGGTAGTGGACAACCTCCAGCGGATCGGGAAGCTGAAGGTGGAAGGGGCGCCAAACGGGGGAGCGGCGGGTGCAGATGCGGCGGGAGCTTCAGGGACTGATGGCGATGGCATCCGTGTGCTGCCAACTCTCGGGATGGACGAGCCATGGCGCTACCGCAACAAGGCCCAGGTGCCGATCGGGGTTACCGAGGGAGGTCTGGTTGGCGGATTCTATGCCCGGGGCAGTCACCGGATTATTGACATGGAGACCTGCCTGATCCAGCATGAGGACAACGACAAGGTCGTTGCCACCGTCAAAAGCCTCGGCCGCGAGCTGGGCATCACCGCCTATGACGAAGAGACCGGCCGTGGACTGCTGCGTCACGTAGTAGTGAAGAAGGCATTCCGCACCGGCCAGATGATGCTGGTCCTGGTCACGAACGGCCGCGATATCCCGCATCTGGAAGCATGGCTCGGCAGCATCCGCGAGCAGCTCCCGGCCGTGGCAAGCATTTGCCAGAATATCAACACCCAGCGGACCAATGTCATCTTCGGCAACGATACCCGCGTCCTCTGGGGCAGCGAGGTCATCTATGACTACATCGGAGAGGTGCAGTTCGCCATCTCCGCGCGTTCGTTCTACCAGGTGAACCCGGCCCAGACCGAGGTCCTGTATGGCAGAACGCTGAAGTATGCCGCACTTACCGGCAAGGAGACCGTGATTGATGCTTACTGCGGCATCGGTACCATCTCCCTGTTCCTGGCGCAGCATGCGGATCAGGTCTATGGGGTTGAAATCGTCCCTGAAGCCATCGAGGACGCCCGCGCCAACGCGAAGCTGAACGGCATGAACAACGTGAAGTTTGAGGCCGGTGCCTCCGAGGATGTCATTCCCGCCTGGAAGGAGCAGGGCATCACCCCCGACGTCATCGTCGTCGATCCCCCGCGCAAGGGCTGCGACCCGCGCCTGCTGGAGACCATCCTGCTGATGCAGCCGGAGCGTGTCGTGTACGTGTCATGCAACCCATCGACACTGGCCCGCGACCTGCGGGTGCTGGAGGATGGGGGATACCGCACGGTGGAGGTTACACCGGTGGATATGTTCCCGCATACGGTGCATGTGGAGAGTGTGGCGTTGATACAACGAGAGCCTTTTTTTCATATTTAG
- a CDS encoding PLP-dependent aminotransferase family protein, with amino-acid sequence MITINKQEKTPIYIQIYRQIREDIINGSLPAHSRLKPIRVIADELKVGINTIKRAYTQLVVEGFLENTPRTAYEVVDLKKFKPKRLKNSKIAIDPETEEIPAVQHYKYDFTYQKQSIELFPLSSWRKYTTEALMGYDNEKLGCYNDQKGEVELRKEIKKYLNLSRGVKCNIEQIIVCCGIQDSIERICRILPRTTVGVEQPGLPLWGHIFRGYGFSTIPLNVYPEHRLQEDLEDSNARIAVTTPSHQFPTGYTMSLSERLQLIQWAENNDGIIIEDDYDCEFRYDSQPVSAMQSIDDYGRIIYLGTFSKILIPGLRLNFMVLPKRLLSSYHKVYGEYPTAISWLSQKVMYFYMNDGSFDKHIRRARYVYKEKYITLLSACKELLGDQVDIIGSDAGLHILLRINRAASQEELINRAAQKNVRVYSTREYWDSTGEHFENLILLGFSIIKQDEIYAGIQQLRTAWQDYL; translated from the coding sequence ATGATCACAATTAATAAGCAAGAAAAGACACCCATTTATATTCAAATCTATCGTCAAATCAGAGAAGACATCATCAATGGATCGTTACCGGCACATTCTAGACTAAAACCCATTAGAGTTATCGCAGATGAATTAAAAGTGGGGATTAATACCATTAAAAGGGCTTATACTCAATTGGTCGTTGAGGGTTTCCTGGAAAATACGCCAAGGACTGCTTACGAGGTTGTCGATCTAAAAAAGTTCAAGCCGAAAAGATTAAAAAACTCCAAAATCGCAATAGATCCCGAAACTGAAGAGATTCCGGCCGTACAACACTATAAATATGATTTCACCTATCAGAAGCAATCTATAGAATTATTTCCACTCTCCTCATGGCGGAAGTACACCACAGAGGCGTTGATGGGGTATGATAACGAAAAGCTTGGCTGCTATAACGATCAGAAAGGGGAAGTGGAGCTGCGTAAGGAAATTAAAAAATACCTTAATTTAAGCAGAGGGGTAAAATGCAATATTGAGCAAATCATCGTTTGCTGCGGAATCCAGGACAGTATTGAAAGAATCTGCCGGATCTTACCACGTACGACGGTTGGTGTTGAGCAACCGGGTTTACCCTTATGGGGGCATATCTTTAGAGGCTATGGGTTCTCAACCATACCTCTGAATGTATATCCTGAACACCGCTTACAAGAAGATCTAGAGGATAGCAATGCAAGAATTGCGGTCACAACCCCGTCACATCAGTTTCCAACCGGGTATACTATGTCATTATCTGAACGCTTACAGCTGATACAATGGGCCGAGAATAACGACGGAATTATTATTGAAGATGATTATGATTGTGAATTCCGATATGATTCCCAACCGGTATCTGCTATGCAGTCGATTGATGACTATGGACGCATCATCTATTTGGGGACCTTTTCTAAAATTCTAATCCCAGGGTTAAGATTAAATTTCATGGTTTTACCTAAACGGCTCTTATCTTCATATCATAAAGTTTATGGTGAATATCCAACGGCAATTTCGTGGTTGTCCCAAAAGGTCATGTATTTTTATATGAATGATGGAAGCTTTGACAAGCATATTCGCCGAGCCCGTTATGTCTACAAAGAAAAATACATAACGCTTTTATCCGCTTGCAAAGAGCTGCTCGGTGATCAGGTGGATATCATAGGCTCTGATGCAGGATTGCATATATTGCTGCGCATTAATAGAGCTGCTTCACAAGAGGAATTAATAAATCGGGCTGCGCAAAAAAATGTAAGAGTATATTCTACCAGGGAGTACTGGGATAGTACAGGGGAGCATTTTGAGAATCTGATCTTGCTGGGCTTCTCCATTATTAAACAAGATGAGATCTACGCAGGTATTCAACAATTAAGAACAGCGTGGCAGGACTATCTGTAG